One genomic window of Desulfovibrio psychrotolerans includes the following:
- a CDS encoding molybdenum cofactor biosynthesis protein MoaE — protein sequence MDVTKALAELKQEPGFADHVGMMLVHNGVVRAWSRKDKSNVVAVRVRPDHARIQAICKEMEQREGIFRIVAKANEGELRPGDDLLFLIVAGDIRENVKAVFSELLDRVKAEAITKEEVPG from the coding sequence ATGGATGTTACCAAGGCCCTTGCCGAACTGAAGCAGGAGCCGGGCTTTGCCGATCACGTTGGCATGATGCTCGTGCATAATGGCGTTGTGCGGGCATGGTCACGCAAGGACAAAAGCAATGTTGTCGCGGTCCGGGTTCGTCCCGATCATGCCAGAATACAGGCCATATGCAAGGAGATGGAACAGCGCGAAGGTATTTTCCGCATCGTGGCCAAAGCCAATGAAGGCGAGCTCCGCCCCGGCGATGACCTGCTCTTCCTCATCGTTGCAGGCGACATCCGTGAAAACGTGAAGGCCGTCTTCTCGGAACTTCTGGACCGCGTAAAGGCTGAAGCCATTACCAAGGAAGAAGTCCCGGGTTAA
- a CDS encoding thermonuclease family protein, whose amino-acid sequence MCNMVFRSLLRLLLSCSLLAGTSLQIAFGAEASYGDALAHVVRVVDGDTLVVDIPAFPDVVGRHISIRLAGCDTPELRDKSPEKREKAREAKAFVHDLLAGRTVILRDIRRGKYFRLVARVELPSHASPFLADTRAGPSDSEIPAEYYLLSPQPRSAETDTHGADISSLLILHGYAKPYDGGKRE is encoded by the coding sequence ATGTGCAACATGGTTTTCCGCTCCCTCCTTCGTCTGCTCCTGAGCTGCTCCCTTCTGGCAGGCACCTCCTTGCAGATTGCCTTCGGGGCAGAAGCATCCTACGGAGACGCCTTAGCCCATGTGGTCCGCGTGGTGGACGGTGACACCCTCGTTGTTGACATTCCAGCCTTTCCGGACGTTGTAGGCAGGCACATCAGCATCCGCCTTGCGGGGTGCGATACCCCGGAACTGCGCGACAAGAGCCCGGAGAAGAGAGAAAAGGCCCGCGAGGCAAAGGCCTTTGTCCATGACCTGCTCGCCGGGCGCACGGTTATACTGCGGGATATACGAAGGGGAAAATACTTCCGCCTTGTGGCCCGCGTGGAATTGCCGAGCCACGCCTCTCCATTCCTTGCGGACACGCGCGCAGGCCCTTCAGACTCCGAGATCCCCGCCGAGTATTATCTCCTTTCTCCGCAGCCGCGCTCAGCAGAGACAGACACCCACGGGGCGGATATTTCATCCCTGCTAATCCTTCATGGCTATGCAAAACCGTATGATGGAGGCAAACGCGAATAG
- a CDS encoding peptide ABC transporter substrate-binding protein: MMEANANSVATVSPFQEMQIPSFRFAIPLLALFLLPMYYPRRNYTMKKHYRHFSYCTRNMHSIHGTKQAPASISHAFPVRALFTPLLLAILYTLLLVATAHARPLDKATAPAAPQDALRILIRTIPEQFDPARAHTHAASTILADLFEGLITVGPDGELLPGAAEKWTVSPNGRTYTFRLRSNMRWSDGTSLTSRDFLYSFTRLFALGENAPRGYDFHGIEGAELPRKTGDATNLGIAAPDDRTLIIRLREPNPFFLRMLTHTGAVPVPRHAIERHGDLWSTPENLIVNGPFAISSRENDNLLSLHRNPHFHSVSQVAPNKVCYLVTEDDDNPCRMAQAGHVDIVQHLPAHQVQYAKRHMPGWLRANPQLNTYWLSLNHKDPRLASLKVRRALYLSIHREKITEGLDNGAVPAYGLIPRMKGYAPLAAPTSAYEVRLAEAALLMREAGYSDARPLRLTIQTTQEASSNLITAAIIRNWRKIHVFADIEYKTFPELMSSLRAGDYTVSRRAWTTGLPSPIYFLNVFHSASATNFSRWANPQFDSLMASAESARTPEGKTAMYQAAEALLVEQAALIPLFHGASLSLVSPFVTGWQDNPYGARLSRWLSKTLPSKPAASAKE, encoded by the coding sequence ATGATGGAGGCAAACGCGAATAGCGTTGCCACAGTAAGCCCTTTTCAGGAAATGCAAATCCCGTCCTTCCGCTTCGCCATTCCGCTGCTTGCACTGTTTCTGCTGCCGATGTACTATCCGCGCAGAAACTACACCATGAAGAAGCACTATCGCCACTTCTCATACTGCACGAGAAACATGCACTCCATTCACGGCACAAAGCAAGCCCCAGCGTCCATCAGCCATGCTTTTCCGGTACGTGCCCTCTTCACTCCCCTGCTGCTGGCCATACTGTACACCCTGCTGCTGGTGGCAACCGCCCATGCCCGACCGCTTGACAAGGCAACTGCTCCCGCTGCCCCGCAGGATGCCCTGCGCATTCTCATAAGAACCATTCCGGAACAGTTCGACCCCGCCCGCGCACATACGCATGCGGCAAGCACCATCCTTGCCGACCTGTTTGAAGGCCTTATCACCGTTGGTCCTGACGGAGAGCTTCTGCCGGGCGCAGCGGAGAAATGGACCGTTTCGCCCAATGGACGTACATACACTTTCCGGCTGCGCAGCAATATGCGCTGGTCAGACGGAACATCGCTCACCTCCCGCGATTTTCTCTACTCCTTCACGCGACTTTTTGCCCTTGGGGAAAACGCCCCGAGAGGCTACGACTTTCACGGCATAGAAGGGGCTGAATTGCCCCGCAAGACAGGAGATGCCACCAATCTGGGCATTGCCGCGCCGGACGACCGCACGCTCATCATCAGGCTGCGTGAACCAAACCCATTTTTCCTGCGCATGCTCACCCACACGGGTGCCGTTCCCGTTCCCCGGCACGCCATAGAGCGCCACGGCGACCTATGGAGCACACCGGAAAACCTGATTGTTAACGGTCCGTTTGCCATTTCTTCCCGAGAAAATGACAACCTGCTTTCCCTGCATAGGAACCCGCACTTTCACTCGGTCTCGCAGGTTGCTCCCAACAAAGTGTGCTATCTGGTAACGGAAGACGATGACAACCCCTGCCGTATGGCGCAGGCGGGGCATGTAGATATTGTGCAGCATCTGCCTGCCCATCAGGTGCAGTATGCCAAGCGGCACATGCCCGGATGGTTGCGCGCCAACCCGCAACTGAACACCTACTGGCTTTCGCTGAACCATAAAGACCCCCGCCTTGCCTCGCTCAAGGTGCGCCGCGCACTCTATCTTTCCATTCACCGCGAAAAAATTACGGAAGGACTGGATAACGGCGCTGTTCCCGCCTACGGACTCATACCCCGCATGAAGGGATACGCGCCCCTCGCCGCCCCCACCTCGGCGTATGAGGTCCGCCTTGCAGAAGCTGCCCTGCTCATGCGCGAGGCCGGGTACTCCGATGCGCGCCCGCTGCGGCTCACCATTCAGACCACGCAGGAAGCCTCAAGCAACCTCATAACGGCCGCCATTATCCGTAACTGGCGCAAAATTCACGTCTTCGCCGACATAGAATACAAGACATTCCCGGAATTGATGTCCAGCCTTCGGGCAGGAGACTACACCGTATCACGCCGTGCGTGGACAACGGGGCTGCCCTCCCCCATATATTTCCTGAATGTTTTCCACAGTGCTTCCGCCACGAATTTCAGCCGCTGGGCCAACCCCCAGTTTGACAGCCTTATGGCGTCCGCCGAGTCTGCGCGAACCCCGGAAGGTAAAACGGCCATGTATCAAGCTGCGGAAGCCCTTCTCGTGGAACAGGCTGCGCTCATCCCCCTTTTCCACGGCGCAAGCCTGTCCCTCGTTTCTCCCTTTGTCACCGGCTGGCAGGATAATCCCTATGGCGCTCGCCTCTCCCGCTGGCTTTCCAAAACTCTCCCCTCAAAACCAGCCGCTTCCGCCAAAGAATGA